From the Simplicispira suum genome, the window CCGTGATCAGCGCGCGCGCATCGCCCAGGCGAATCTCCAGGCGCGGGTCGTCCAGCGCACCGTGGTGAATGCCGCCCAGCCAGGCCCGTGCCATGGCGATCACTTCGGCGTCGAGTTCGGCCAGGACGACGCGCTCCATGCTGGGGTGCTTGAGCAGTTCTTCTGCCGCACCGCCGTCGCCTCCGCCCACCACCAGCGCGTTGCGCGGCCCTGGGTGCGCGATGGCGGGCAGGTGCACCATGGGCTCATGGTAAAAAAACTCATCGCGCTCCGAGGTCATGAAACAGCCGTCGATGCGCATCACGCGGCCAAACAGCGCGTTGTCGAAGACCTCAATGTGCTGCCACTGCGACTGCTTTTGGGCCAGCAGTTCGCCTGCACGCAGGTAAAAGCCGAAGTCGGGCGTCAGTCGCTCGGCAAGGTATCGCGGTTGAGTCATGGCAGTCTAAAAAGGCAATGCCGTTGAAACGAGCGCGTCCAACAAGCATTGAACGCCGCGCAAGCGCCGCCCCGCCGCGCTGGCGTTGTCTCCTTTCCCGAATCGCAAAGCGATTCGAGAGAAGGGGAAAGGCGCTGAAGGCGACTCAGGGGATGCCTCATGTTCAAGCCCGCTCAACCCGGTGCAGATGCGGATCTGCCGGGCTGAACGCGGCCTGGATGTCGTCAAACAATTGCTGTGCCTTGGGACGGTTGTTGGTCGAATAGTTGCAGACGTAGACGTCCAGCGTCACATAGCCCGCTTCAGGCCAGGTATGAATGGACAGATGCGATTCGGCCAGTACCACGACTCCAGTCACGCCGCCACCTTCGCCGAAGCTGTGAAACAGGCTGCCCACTGCGGTCAATTCGGCGGCGGCCACGCGTTCCTTGCAAAAATTTTCCAGGTAAGCGGCGTCAAGCATCAGGCGGCTGTCACATAGGCAGCCGTAGAGATCCCCGATCAGATGCAAGCCAGTGGCTTGGCGTATCAAGGGGCGCACAGCAGAGACCAGCGTGGAAACAGGGGGCATGGGTTGGAGTTCCTTATTCTTGCGGTTGGCAAAAACCGGCGCGCCGCCCTAGCGGCTGCACCGAACGCAGCGCGCTGACAGTTGCCAGGGAACATGGGGAGCGCAGCGCTTGCGCCCTCGGGTTCAGGTGGCGTTCTAGCA encodes:
- the speD gene encoding adenosylmethionine decarboxylase codes for the protein MPPVSTLVSAVRPLIRQATGLHLIGDLYGCLCDSRLMLDAAYLENFCKERVAAAELTAVGSLFHSFGEGGGVTGVVVLAESHLSIHTWPEAGYVTLDVYVCNYSTNNRPKAQQLFDDIQAAFSPADPHLHRVERA